One part of the Algibacter sp. L1A34 genome encodes these proteins:
- a CDS encoding efflux RND transporter permease subunit, whose translation MKEGIAGKIAKVFMQSKLTVLLMIVFMVVGVYSSFLIPREEEPQIDVPMADIFVGYPGASPTEVESRVIKPLEQLISNIKGVEYVYSTSMKEQGMVIVQFYVGEDIERSFVKLYNEINKHMDEMPAGVTFPLVKTRAIDDVPMLGLTLWSENYDDFQLSQMAQELEAEIKKVNDVATTHKIGGRKRQLRVVLDKDKLAASGLDFLSVSEMIKANNSQLSSGSFDKNDTEFLVNTGDFLASVTDVENLVVGVQQNQPIYLKQVAKIIDGPEIPQNYVSLGYGKGSVKSADYKSEYPAVTISVAKRKGADAMKIAEVIIDKVDHLRSNLIPDDVHVEVTRNYGETASHKVSELLWHLIGSIFAVTIVVMLAMGWRGGLVVFLSVPITFALTLLSYYMMDYTLNRITLFALVFVTGIVVDDSIIIAENMHRHFKMKRLPFKQAALYAINEVGNPTILATFTVIASVLPMAFVSGLMGPYMAPMPIGASIAMILSLFVALTITPYLGYIFLREKDKKGAEEKPEKAIEDTLIYRIYNKFERPLLESKAKRWLFLGGTFFLLMITMVLFFTKSVAVKMLPFDNKNEFQIVIDMPEGTTLERTGVVTQEISQYLSSRPEVVNYQNYVGTSAPITFNGLVRHYDLRGGSNMADIQVNLIDKEERTAQSHDIAKLLRPDIQKIASKYNANVKLVEVPPGPPVMSTIVAEVYGPDYNEQIKIANSVQNILKNTDDVVDIDWMVEADQTEYQFDINKEKAMLYGVAPQQIAYTMNMALSNRPITNLYDEDAVNQIGLVLALDEKEKSTVTDISQLKVKSKQGNMVPIADLVDITKNTAAKSIYHKNQKRVVYVMADMAGELESPAYAILGMEEKLKEIPLPKGYELNEMYLGQPEFEDNYTVKWDGEWQITLEVFRDLGIAFLGAIILIYILIVGWFQNFKAPIVMMVAIPLSLIGIILGHWIMGAFFTATSFIGMIALAGIMVRNSVLLIDFINLRTAEGVPLKQAAIEAGAVRTTPILLTAGTVVIGAFVILFDPIFQGLAISLMGGTIVSTVLTLLVVPLVYYMIEKKNYK comes from the coding sequence ATGAAAGAAGGTATCGCAGGAAAAATTGCCAAAGTCTTTATGCAATCTAAATTAACCGTGCTGTTAATGATTGTATTTATGGTAGTTGGCGTGTATAGTTCGTTTTTAATTCCACGTGAGGAAGAGCCACAAATTGATGTGCCTATGGCCGATATTTTTGTTGGTTATCCTGGTGCAAGTCCTACCGAGGTAGAATCTCGTGTAATTAAACCATTGGAGCAATTAATTTCAAACATTAAGGGTGTGGAATACGTGTATTCTACCTCGATGAAAGAGCAAGGCATGGTGATTGTGCAGTTTTATGTGGGCGAAGATATTGAACGCTCGTTTGTAAAACTATATAATGAAATTAACAAACATATGGACGAAATGCCTGCAGGTGTTACGTTTCCATTAGTGAAAACACGAGCAATTGATGATGTGCCAATGTTAGGCTTAACCTTGTGGAGTGAAAATTACGACGATTTCCAATTGAGCCAAATGGCGCAAGAATTGGAAGCCGAAATAAAAAAGGTTAATGATGTAGCAACTACCCATAAAATTGGAGGTAGAAAACGTCAGTTACGAGTAGTTTTAGATAAAGATAAATTAGCCGCAAGTGGATTAGATTTCTTGTCTGTTTCTGAAATGATAAAGGCAAATAACAGCCAACTAAGTTCAGGTAGTTTTGATAAGAATGATACTGAATTTCTTGTAAATACTGGTGATTTCTTAGCATCTGTTACAGATGTTGAGAATTTAGTGGTTGGCGTACAACAAAACCAACCTATATATTTAAAGCAAGTTGCTAAAATTATTGATGGTCCTGAAATACCACAAAATTATGTGAGTTTAGGGTATGGAAAAGGAAGTGTAAAATCTGCTGATTATAAATCGGAATATCCTGCCGTTACTATTTCCGTTGCTAAACGAAAAGGTGCAGATGCGATGAAAATTGCTGAGGTGATTATTGATAAAGTAGATCATTTACGTAGCAACTTAATTCCGGACGATGTACATGTGGAGGTGACTAGAAATTATGGTGAAACAGCATCGCATAAAGTATCCGAATTATTGTGGCACCTTATAGGTTCTATCTTCGCCGTTACTATTGTAGTGATGCTAGCCATGGGTTGGCGTGGTGGATTGGTTGTGTTTTTATCGGTTCCGATTACCTTTGCTTTAACTCTGTTAAGTTATTATATGATGGATTACACTCTAAACCGAATTACTTTATTCGCCTTAGTATTTGTAACTGGAATTGTGGTTGATGACTCGATTATTATTGCCGAAAATATGCATAGGCATTTTAAAATGAAACGCCTGCCTTTTAAACAAGCTGCTTTGTATGCCATTAATGAGGTTGGTAATCCAACAATATTAGCAACATTTACTGTAATAGCATCTGTTTTACCTATGGCTTTTGTATCTGGATTAATGGGACCTTACATGGCGCCAATGCCAATTGGAGCATCTATTGCCATGATTTTATCTTTATTTGTTGCCTTAACCATTACACCATATTTAGGTTATATTTTCTTAAGAGAAAAAGATAAAAAAGGAGCTGAAGAAAAACCAGAAAAAGCAATCGAGGACACACTTATTTATAGAATCTATAATAAATTTGAACGTCCTTTATTAGAAAGTAAAGCAAAACGTTGGTTGTTTTTAGGAGGAACATTCTTTTTATTAATGATAACTATGGTGTTGTTTTTCACCAAATCTGTTGCTGTAAAAATGTTACCCTTTGATAATAAAAACGAATTTCAGATTGTGATTGATATGCCGGAAGGCACTACCTTAGAACGTACTGGAGTTGTAACACAAGAAATATCACAATATTTATCAAGTAGACCAGAAGTAGTAAATTATCAAAACTATGTTGGTACTTCTGCGCCAATAACTTTTAACGGTTTGGTTCGTCATTACGATTTACGTGGTGGAAGTAATATGGCAGATATTCAAGTGAATTTAATTGATAAAGAAGAACGAACTGCCCAAAGTCACGATATCGCTAAATTACTGCGACCTGATATTCAAAAAATCGCATCAAAATATAATGCGAATGTAAAATTGGTTGAAGTGCCACCAGGACCACCAGTGATGTCAACTATTGTTGCTGAAGTTTACGGCCCCGATTATAATGAGCAAATTAAAATTGCAAACAGTGTTCAAAATATCCTAAAAAACACAGATGATGTGGTGGATATTGATTGGATGGTTGAAGCTGACCAAACCGAATATCAATTCGATATTAATAAAGAAAAAGCTATGCTTTATGGTGTTGCGCCACAACAAATAGCTTATACCATGAATATGGCATTATCAAACAGACCCATCACGAATTTGTATGATGAAGATGCCGTGAATCAAATTGGTTTAGTATTGGCTTTAGATGAAAAGGAAAAATCTACTGTTACAGATATTTCTCAATTAAAGGTTAAATCGAAACAAGGAAATATGGTTCCTATAGCAGATTTGGTTGATATTACAAAAAACACCGCTGCGAAAAGTATTTATCATAAAAACCAAAAACGTGTAGTTTATGTTATGGCAGATATGGCTGGAGAATTAGAAAGTCCTGCCTATGCTATTTTAGGAATGGAGGAAAAACTAAAAGAGATTCCGCTACCAAAAGGCTATGAGCTAAACGAAATGTACTTAGGTCAACCAGAATTCGAAGATAATTACACCGTAAAATGGGATGGAGAATGGCAAATTACTTTAGAGGTATTTAGAGATTTAGGAATCGCCTTTTTAGGTGCTATCATCTTGATTTACATATTAATTGTAGGTTGGTTTCAAAACTTTAAAGCTCCAATTGTAATGATGGTTGCGATACCACTATCCTTAATTGGTATTATTCTTGGGCATTGGATTATGGGAGCGTTTTTTACTGCAACCTCTTTTATTGGAATGATTGCTTTAGCCGGAATTATGGTTCGTAACTCCGTATTATTGATTGACTTTATAAATCTGCGAACAGCAGAAGGTGTACCTCTTAAACAAGCTGCAATTGAAGCTGGAGCTGTACGTACCACTCCTATTTTATTAACAGCAGGAACGGTTGTTATTGGTGCTTTTGTGATATTGTTCGATCCTATTTTCCAAGGTTTAGCCATATCGTTAATGGGTGGAACTATTGTATCTACAGTATTAACCTTATTGGTGGTACCGTTAGTATATTATATGATTGAGAAAAAAAATTATAAATAA
- a CDS encoding efflux RND transporter periplasmic adaptor subunit, whose translation MKKTYTILTFSIALLLASCGSEDKNTVVDNSPAISVKVNQVEANSNNPFLSVSGKIQATNSADLSTRMMGYVNKVYVNVGDKVRKGQLLVSINNADLQAKRAQVNAGITEATAAYNNAEKDYNRFKNLFTENSASQKEMDDMTANFEMAKARLESANQMKNEVNAQFTYSNITAPFSGTVTSKNVEDGNMANPGMPLISIETPGNFEVMAMVPESEISEIKKGSTVNVLVKSINETIKGKVTEVSTSAKNTGGQYLVKINLDKTDANILSGMFTTVQFPVERKAKSAMVLVPSEAIITNGQLSGLYTVSQSNTAMLRWLRLGRTFGNRVEVLSGLNSDEAYIVSAEGKLFNGVKVSIK comes from the coding sequence ATGAAGAAAACATATACAATTCTAACATTTTCTATAGCTCTTTTATTAGCCAGTTGTGGAAGTGAAGACAAAAATACTGTTGTAGATAATTCTCCTGCAATTAGCGTAAAAGTAAATCAAGTAGAAGCCAATAGTAATAACCCGTTTTTAAGTGTAAGTGGGAAAATACAGGCAACCAATAGTGCCGATTTAAGCACTAGAATGATGGGTTATGTAAATAAAGTTTACGTAAACGTTGGCGATAAAGTGCGTAAAGGCCAATTATTAGTATCTATTAATAACGCTGATTTACAAGCAAAAAGAGCACAAGTAAATGCTGGAATTACCGAAGCCACTGCTGCTTATAATAATGCTGAAAAAGATTATAACCGTTTTAAAAATTTATTCACAGAGAATAGTGCTTCTCAAAAAGAAATGGATGATATGACGGCTAACTTCGAAATGGCAAAGGCACGTTTAGAATCGGCCAACCAAATGAAGAATGAAGTTAACGCTCAATTTACATATAGCAATATTACCGCACCTTTTAGCGGAACAGTAACTAGTAAAAATGTGGAAGATGGCAATATGGCAAATCCCGGAATGCCGTTAATAAGTATTGAAACTCCTGGGAATTTTGAAGTGATGGCAATGGTGCCTGAATCTGAAATTTCTGAAATTAAAAAAGGGTCTACTGTTAATGTGTTAGTCAAATCTATTAATGAAACGATAAAGGGAAAAGTAACTGAAGTTAGTACTTCTGCTAAAAATACAGGCGGACAATATTTAGTAAAAATTAATTTAGATAAAACGGACGCTAACATCTTATCTGGAATGTTTACTACTGTTCAGTTTCCAGTGGAGCGCAAAGCAAAATCGGCAATGGTTTTAGTTCCTAGTGAAGCGATTATAACTAACGGTCAATTATCAGGTCTATACACTGTTAGCCAAAGCAACACTGCCATGTTACGTTGGTTGCGTTTAGGTAGAACTTTTGGGAACCGAGTAGAAGTATTATCGGGTTTAAATTCAGACGAAGCTTACATTGTTTCGGCTGAAGGCAAATTATTTAATGGTGTAAAAGTTTCAATTAAATAG
- a CDS encoding TolC family protein gives MKKHIYIPLLLLSFTFALQAQDIVPIAKTEVLSKVSENNTSIKISEQEFNQAKADYRQTNAIFLPNITASHTAMATTNPLMAFGSKLNQEILTANDFSPALLNDPSQIENYATKFEIQQPLINVDGIYQRKAAKSKMEAMSLKTERTQDYLAFEVEKAYMQLQLAYKAVDVLEKALEAANANKKLADNSFKQGYLQRADVLNVEVRVTEVQNQLQTAKSNVQNASNYLSFLMNDETYVVYMPTDELTISTLSIADKTVSENRSDIKAMQLASNSYEAMNKADKMAFLPRLNAFGSYELYDDQIFQADASGYLFGAQLSWDIFQGSKRFGKAQKSKAEFEKSKLEYNQYVSKSNLELNKAKRAFLDAENKLKLTALAMEQSEESLRIRTNRFKEGLEKTSDLLTADTQYAQKQLEYYQTIFEYNYAQAYLQFLTKE, from the coding sequence ATGAAAAAACACATTTATATACCATTACTACTCCTAAGCTTCACTTTCGCTCTGCAAGCCCAAGACATAGTGCCAATTGCTAAAACAGAGGTTTTATCTAAAGTATCTGAAAATAATACAAGTATTAAAATTTCTGAGCAAGAATTCAATCAAGCTAAAGCAGATTATAGACAAACTAACGCTATTTTTTTACCAAATATAACAGCGAGTCATACAGCGATGGCGACTACAAACCCATTAATGGCTTTTGGCTCTAAATTAAACCAGGAAATTTTAACAGCAAACGATTTTAGTCCGGCGTTATTAAACGATCCATCGCAAATTGAAAACTATGCAACAAAGTTCGAAATTCAGCAACCATTAATTAATGTAGATGGCATCTATCAACGTAAAGCTGCTAAATCTAAAATGGAAGCGATGTCTTTAAAAACAGAACGTACTCAAGATTATTTAGCATTCGAAGTTGAAAAGGCATACATGCAATTACAATTAGCTTATAAAGCTGTTGATGTTTTAGAAAAAGCTTTAGAAGCAGCCAATGCTAATAAAAAATTAGCAGATAATAGTTTTAAACAAGGGTATTTACAACGTGCAGACGTGTTGAATGTTGAAGTACGAGTTACCGAAGTTCAAAACCAGTTACAAACCGCTAAAAGTAATGTGCAAAACGCATCAAATTATTTATCATTTTTAATGAATGATGAAACTTATGTGGTTTACATGCCTACAGATGAATTAACAATTTCAACTTTAAGTATAGCAGATAAAACAGTTTCAGAAAACAGATCGGATATTAAAGCAATGCAATTAGCTTCTAACTCATATGAAGCCATGAACAAGGCCGATAAAATGGCATTTTTACCAAGATTAAATGCTTTTGGCAGTTATGAGTTATACGACGATCAAATTTTTCAAGCAGATGCTAGCGGTTATTTATTTGGGGCACAATTAAGTTGGGATATTTTTCAAGGTTCTAAACGCTTTGGAAAAGCACAAAAAAGTAAAGCTGAATTCGAAAAATCTAAGTTAGAGTACAATCAATATGTATCGAAAAGTAATTTAGAATTAAATAAAGCAAAACGAGCTTTTTTAGATGCTGAAAATAAACTAAAGCTAACGGCTTTGGCTATGGAACAATCGGAAGAGTCTTTAAGAATTAGAACAAATAGATTTAAAGAAGGTTTAGAAAAAACATCCGATCTATTAACAGCCGATACACAATACGCTCAAAAACAATTAGAATATTACCAAACTATTTTCGAATATAATTACGCACAAGCTTATTTACAATTTTTAACTAAAGAATAG
- a CDS encoding DUF4405 domain-containing protein: MKNLVKTMRKPNWNFALNAVMTLCMLAIIGIGFLIKHTLLQGQECKTIYGQNKELYLLNMDRHQWGNIHFILGLVFCGLLTLHIFLHWKVITVIYHKIIKAQLAKRILAFGFIIICSILILIPFFITPKIEPIKKGKGRQVTLVTDFNSNLPYLCNVN; encoded by the coding sequence ATGAAAAACTTAGTTAAAACAATGCGTAAACCCAACTGGAATTTCGCATTAAACGCAGTAATGACCTTGTGCATGTTGGCTATTATTGGTATTGGTTTCCTAATAAAACATACACTTTTACAGGGACAAGAATGTAAAACCATATATGGACAAAATAAAGAGCTTTATTTACTCAATATGGATAGACATCAATGGGGAAATATCCATTTTATATTAGGCTTGGTCTTTTGTGGGTTATTAACACTACATATTTTTTTACACTGGAAAGTGATTACCGTTATTTATCATAAAATTATAAAAGCTCAATTAGCAAAAAGAATTTTAGCCTTTGGGTTTATAATTATATGTTCAATATTAATTCTTATACCATTCTTTATAACGCCCAAAATAGAACCAATAAAAAAAGGAAAGGGCCGCCAAGTAACATTGGTTACAGACTTCAATTCTAATCTACCATACCTTTGTAACGTAAACTAA
- a CDS encoding metal-dependent hydrolase: MDSLTQIVLGAAVGEAVLGKKVGNKAMLYGAIAGTIPDFDVFASYFTDTVSALSIHRGFTHSIVFSVLFAPILGWIVSRYETYKNFKDWSWLFFWAFVTHPILDAHTTWGTQLFWPFDLRLAFKTIFVIDPLYTVPFLVFLILAMMQKRTTKKRRLYNKIGLILSSSYLVLTFFLKWVAYAKFESALKDQNIDYVQIDTRPSPLNTILWSANVETDDAYLLGNYSFLDSRPITFETYPKNHEFLGELIHNEKVERMIAISEGWYIISKEKDRLYFNDLRFGLLSLTPKSENFVFKYEIDVDKTGKVQFIEAPKDSRDGKKLLSELWIRLKGN, from the coding sequence ATGGATTCATTAACTCAAATAGTATTAGGAGCCGCTGTAGGAGAGGCTGTTTTAGGTAAAAAAGTAGGGAACAAAGCCATGCTTTATGGAGCAATTGCTGGAACTATTCCAGATTTTGATGTGTTTGCATCTTACTTTACAGATACGGTTTCTGCTCTTTCCATACATCGTGGATTTACGCATTCTATTGTGTTTTCTGTACTTTTCGCCCCTATTCTCGGGTGGATTGTTTCACGTTACGAGACCTATAAAAACTTTAAAGATTGGTCTTGGCTCTTTTTTTGGGCATTTGTAACGCATCCTATTTTAGATGCACATACTACTTGGGGAACACAATTGTTTTGGCCTTTTGATTTAAGACTAGCATTTAAAACCATATTTGTTATTGATCCGCTTTATACCGTACCCTTTTTGGTGTTTTTAATTCTTGCTATGATGCAAAAACGAACCACTAAAAAGCGCCGTTTGTATAATAAAATTGGCCTAATATTGAGTTCTTCTTATTTAGTACTTACCTTTTTCTTAAAATGGGTAGCCTATGCTAAATTTGAATCTGCTTTAAAAGATCAAAATATAGATTATGTGCAAATAGATACCAGGCCTTCTCCTTTAAATACGATACTTTGGAGCGCTAATGTAGAAACCGACGATGCTTATTTATTAGGTAATTATTCGTTTTTAGATTCAAGACCTATCACTTTTGAGACTTACCCCAAAAATCATGAGTTTTTAGGAGAGCTTATTCATAATGAAAAAGTAGAACGTATGATTGCTATTTCTGAAGGTTGGTATATTATTTCAAAAGAAAAGGATCGCTTATATTTTAATGATTTACGATTTGGATTATTAAGCTTAACTCCAAAATCTGAAAACTTCGTTTTTAAATATGAAATAGATGTTGATAAAACGGGTAAAGTACAATTTATAGAAGCTCCTAAAGATTCACGAGATGGAAAGAAGTTACTGTCTGAATTATGGATACGTTTAAAAGGAAATTAA
- a CDS encoding nicotinate phosphoribosyltransferase produces the protein MNITATYTDLYQLTMAQVYFNTKPDGRAVFDYYFRHNPFNSGYSIFAGLEDVLDILETLEFSPSDLSYLQQFGFESDFLEYLKNFRFTGTIFSSKEGDVVFPNRPILQVESNIIEAQIIETVLLNILNFQTLIATKASRIRRSAKDEVLLDMGLRRAHATGGYYASRAAAIGGFDGTSNVKTAEDYNIPCSGTMAHSFIQSYKDELEAFRDFARIRPKNCVLLIDTYDSLKSGLPNAITVAKEMEIKGERLLGVRLDSGDLAYLSKKTRTILDDSNLGYVQIVASNQLDEYVIKSLKEQGAPIDIFGVGTNLVTGKPDAALDGVYKLSEYNGDPRIKLSENIIKVSLPYKKQVYRMLDSNGMFYGADAIAMFTEGKVTKIKHPFDATKGLDLSSYTHEPLLEKVMENGKRVVAPRSVTEISKYSQSRLDQLPNEYKRFQNPHIYKIGLSIELKQERDKLVQEHKF, from the coding sequence ATGAATATAACAGCTACATATACAGATCTTTATCAACTCACTATGGCTCAAGTTTATTTTAACACTAAGCCAGATGGACGAGCGGTTTTCGACTATTATTTTCGTCATAATCCTTTTAATAGTGGGTATTCTATTTTTGCTGGATTAGAAGATGTTTTAGATATCCTTGAAACTCTCGAGTTTTCTCCTTCAGATCTTTCTTATTTACAACAATTTGGATTTGAAAGTGATTTTTTAGAATACTTAAAGAATTTTCGTTTTACAGGGACTATTTTTTCAAGTAAGGAAGGAGATGTTGTTTTTCCAAACCGTCCTATATTACAGGTTGAATCTAATATTATAGAGGCTCAGATTATAGAAACGGTTTTACTAAATATTCTCAATTTTCAGACGTTAATCGCAACAAAAGCAAGTAGAATACGGAGAAGCGCAAAAGATGAAGTATTACTGGATATGGGCTTACGCCGAGCGCATGCCACTGGAGGATATTATGCCTCAAGAGCAGCTGCGATTGGCGGTTTTGATGGCACGAGTAATGTTAAAACAGCTGAAGATTATAACATTCCGTGTTCCGGAACAATGGCGCACTCCTTCATACAGAGTTATAAAGATGAATTAGAAGCATTTCGTGATTTTGCAAGAATACGACCGAAAAATTGTGTGCTTTTAATAGATACTTACGATTCTCTAAAAAGCGGATTGCCTAATGCCATTACAGTAGCCAAAGAAATGGAAATTAAAGGGGAACGATTGTTAGGCGTTCGTTTAGACAGTGGTGATTTGGCATATTTATCTAAAAAGACCAGAACGATATTAGACGATTCTAATTTGGGTTACGTACAAATTGTGGCTTCGAATCAATTGGATGAATATGTAATAAAAAGTCTTAAAGAACAGGGCGCACCTATTGATATTTTTGGTGTTGGTACCAATTTGGTTACTGGAAAACCAGATGCTGCATTAGATGGTGTCTATAAATTATCTGAATATAATGGAGATCCTAGAATCAAGCTTTCTGAAAATATTATAAAGGTATCGCTTCCTTACAAGAAACAAGTTTACAGAATGTTAGACAGCAATGGCATGTTTTATGGTGCAGATGCCATAGCTATGTTTACGGAAGGTAAGGTGACCAAAATAAAACATCCTTTTGATGCTACAAAAGGTTTAGATCTTAGCTCTTATACACACGAACCCTTACTTGAAAAGGTTATGGAAAATGGAAAAAGAGTTGTAGCGCCTCGCTCTGTTACAGAAATTTCTAAATATTCGCAATCTCGTTTAGATCAACTTCCAAATGAATACAAGCGTTTCCAAAATCCACATATTTACAAAATAGGTCTTAGTATAGAACTCAAACAAGAACGAGATAAATTAGTTCAAGAACATAAGTTCTAA
- the pncA gene encoding bifunctional nicotinamidase/pyrazinamidase, with amino-acid sequence MKTLLIIDVQNDFMPGGALSVPDGDKIVPIINAMQHKFDLVVGTQDWHPQDHASFASNHKAASTFDEIEIHGKSQTLWPDHCVQGTKGAELHPNLDTLKFEAIFRKGTDKEIDSYSAFYDNSHLKSTGLTGYLKEKETSQLFICGLASDICVYYSIYDAFKEGFSCFFIEDASKALDIEGFLEIKKEMINMGIQIISSEAI; translated from the coding sequence ATGAAAACACTTCTGATAATTGATGTGCAAAATGACTTTATGCCTGGCGGTGCGCTTTCCGTTCCAGATGGAGACAAAATAGTGCCAATAATCAATGCAATGCAGCATAAATTTGATTTGGTAGTTGGTACACAAGATTGGCATCCCCAAGATCATGCTAGTTTTGCTTCAAACCATAAAGCAGCATCTACTTTTGATGAAATCGAAATTCATGGTAAGTCGCAAACATTATGGCCAGATCACTGCGTACAAGGAACAAAAGGCGCTGAACTTCATCCTAATCTAGATACGTTAAAATTTGAAGCTATTTTTAGGAAAGGAACGGATAAAGAAATAGATTCTTATAGTGCTTTTTATGATAATAGCCATTTAAAGTCAACAGGGCTAACTGGCTATTTAAAGGAGAAAGAAACTTCTCAGCTTTTTATATGTGGCTTAGCATCCGATATTTGTGTTTATTACTCCATTTATGATGCCTTTAAAGAAGGCTTTTCTTGTTTTTTTATTGAAGATGCTTCTAAAGCATTGGATATTGAAGGGTTTTTAGAGATTAAGAAGGAAATGATTAACATGGGAATCCAAATTATTTCATCGGAAGCCATATAA